The following proteins are co-located in the Clostridiales bacterium genome:
- a CDS encoding glycogen/starch/alpha-glucan phosphorylase — MDYVYTSQDISRLIEGKLTRYFGRESGNATKHQIFRAACYVVRDILSELWLTNSDAVCSQTEKQVIYLSMEFLPGTSLRNNIFNLGLEEPFQEALGELGGNLEELYRMEPDAGLGNGGLGRLASCYLDAISSQGMFGQGMSICYEYGIFKQQIKDGRQVEQPDDWLDLGESWLITKEDEAEEVHFGGKLTEVWDDKGRMKLIHSDYTTVIAIPRDMLISGYGSGVVNTLRLWQSTSPISIDMELFAKGEYLKAMEEKHQAEIISKILYPEDAHDEGKILRMKQQYFFISASMQTLTKRHLCTYGSLDRFYEKIAVHINDTHPTMAILELMRILMDDHEYEWDDAWNIVTKTVSYTNHTVMPEALEQWPEALFAGLLPRLHSILKEINRRFNDALHDAFPANEMRRNEMAVIFNGKIRMANLCVAASHTVNGVSALHSGIIKEKLFSGFSEMTPGKFTNVTNGIAYRRWLCQANPKLSGFIEELCGPGFKRDSRELEKLLAYKEDRIVLEQLAVIKRDNKLRLAEKIKNSNGIIVNPDSIFDVQVKRLHEYKRQLLNLFHIIDLYNQIKENPNLEIQPRTFIFGAKAAAGYYMAKQIIRLACKLSEQLEKDPVIRDRIKIVFLENYSVSLSEMIMPAADLSEQISLAGTEASGTGNMKLMLNGAVTIGTMDGANVEIYNAVGKENIFLFGMSVEEVEKLKGQGLYSPWGFYQDNRSISEIIKFLAGGIPGENFGDIINSLTTGYNGEADHYFVIADFESYKNAQQEVSAAYRDTQRWGGMSLTNIAKAGVFSADRSVREYADKIWGIKSIND; from the coding sequence ATGGACTATGTTTATACATCGCAAGATATTTCACGTTTAATTGAAGGAAAACTGACAAGATACTTTGGAAGGGAGTCTGGCAATGCTACAAAGCACCAGATCTTTCGTGCAGCCTGCTATGTGGTAAGGGACATCTTATCAGAGCTTTGGCTGACAAACAGTGACGCGGTATGTTCACAAACTGAAAAACAAGTTATCTATCTGTCCATGGAATTTTTACCCGGAACTTCCCTTCGCAATAATATCTTTAATTTAGGATTAGAAGAACCGTTTCAGGAAGCACTGGGAGAACTGGGCGGAAATCTGGAGGAGCTTTACCGGATGGAGCCAGATGCAGGGCTGGGAAACGGTGGCCTTGGAAGGCTGGCCTCCTGTTATCTGGATGCAATCTCATCACAGGGTATGTTCGGCCAGGGCATGTCGATCTGCTACGAGTACGGGATTTTCAAACAGCAGATCAAAGACGGCAGACAGGTGGAACAGCCTGATGACTGGCTGGATCTTGGGGAAAGCTGGCTGATCACCAAGGAAGATGAAGCGGAAGAAGTGCATTTTGGCGGAAAACTAACGGAAGTTTGGGATGACAAGGGGCGAATGAAGCTCATTCACTCAGACTATACCACAGTCATTGCGATCCCAAGGGATATGCTGATATCAGGATATGGCAGCGGTGTGGTCAATACCCTCCGGCTTTGGCAGTCTACTTCGCCCATCAGCATTGATATGGAGCTCTTTGCCAAAGGAGAATATCTGAAGGCCATGGAGGAAAAGCATCAGGCTGAGATTATTTCAAAAATCCTATATCCGGAGGATGCCCACGATGAAGGGAAAATTCTCCGCATGAAACAGCAATACTTTTTTATTTCTGCTTCCATGCAGACCCTTACCAAACGCCATCTTTGCACCTATGGCAGCCTTGACCGGTTCTATGAAAAGATTGCCGTGCATATCAACGATACCCATCCTACCATGGCAATTCTTGAATTGATGCGCATACTCATGGATGATCACGAATATGAATGGGATGATGCATGGAACATCGTAACAAAAACCGTATCTTATACAAATCATACCGTCATGCCGGAAGCCCTGGAACAATGGCCGGAAGCACTGTTCGCAGGACTTCTTCCAAGACTTCATTCGATACTGAAGGAAATCAATCGTCGTTTCAATGACGCGCTTCACGATGCTTTTCCAGCCAATGAAATGCGGAGAAATGAGATGGCTGTCATTTTCAACGGCAAAATCCGCATGGCCAATCTCTGTGTTGCCGCATCCCATACCGTCAACGGAGTTTCGGCATTGCACAGCGGCATCATAAAAGAGAAGCTTTTCAGCGGTTTCAGTGAAATGACACCAGGCAAATTTACCAATGTAACCAATGGAATTGCCTACAGGAGATGGCTTTGTCAAGCAAATCCAAAGCTCTCCGGCTTCATTGAAGAGCTTTGTGGACCGGGCTTTAAACGGGATTCCAGAGAACTGGAAAAACTTCTCGCATACAAAGAGGACCGCATAGTATTGGAACAGCTGGCAGTCATCAAACGAGACAATAAATTGCGCCTGGCAGAAAAAATTAAAAACAGTAATGGGATTATCGTAAACCCAGACTCGATCTTTGATGTTCAGGTAAAGCGTCTCCATGAGTACAAACGGCAGCTTTTGAACCTGTTTCATATCATCGACCTTTACAACCAAATCAAAGAAAATCCCAATTTGGAGATCCAGCCTAGAACGTTTATTTTTGGAGCCAAGGCGGCAGCCGGGTACTATATGGCAAAGCAAATTATCAGACTGGCCTGCAAGCTTTCGGAGCAGCTGGAAAAGGATCCTGTCATCAGAGACCGGATTAAAATCGTCTTTTTGGAGAATTACTCTGTCTCGTTATCGGAGATGATCATGCCCGCAGCAGATCTGTCTGAGCAGATTTCTCTTGCGGGTACAGAAGCTTCCGGTACGGGAAATATGAAGCTTATGCTCAACGGTGCGGTGACCATTGGTACCATGGATGGAGCCAACGTAGAAATTTACAATGCCGTCGGAAAAGAGAATATCTTCCTTTTCGGTATGAGTGTAGAAGAGGTAGAAAAACTAAAAGGGCAAGGCCTTTACAGTCCATGGGGCTTTTATCAGGATAACAGATCCATCTCTGAAATCATTAAATTCCTTGCAGGGGGTATTCCTGGTGAAAACTTCGGTGATATCATCAATTCGCTGACCACAGGCTACAATGGAGAAGCGGATCATTATTTCGTGATTGCAGACTTTGAAAGTTATAAAAATGCCCAGCAGGAGGTTTCTGCTGCTTATAGAGACACCCAGCGCTGGGGAGGGATGTCTCTGACCAATATTGCCAAAGCAGGTGTTTTCTCAGCAGACCGAAGTGTCAGAGAATATGCCGATAAAATTTGGGGGATCAAATCGATCAATGATTGA
- a CDS encoding anaerobic ribonucleoside triphosphate reductase, giving the protein MNQIIKRDGRCTDFNIDKIANAIYKAAAVLGGKDHEMSLDLAQRVEEYLLQGQLRDGCPTVEQVQDAVEKVLIEHGHARTAKEYILYRAERTRIREMNTRLMKVYEDLTFKEAQDNDIKRENANIDGDTAMGTMLKYGSEGAKQFYEMFVLHPEHSKAHREGDIHIHDLDFLTLTTTCCQIDLEKLFQGGFSTGHGFLREPNDIQSYAALACIAIQSNQNDQHGGQSVPNFDYGMASGVKKTYKKLYWGNLGKSMDILCDTADGVAKAKEIGALVFKEHGLEPNMADSNDYGKKEAKYLKEFLTQDQIKKVQQVAKTYAQKEIKRATYQAMEAFVHNLNTMHSRAGAQIPFSSINYGTDTSPEGRLITESVLMATEAGLGNGETAIFPIHIFKVKEGISYNPGDPNYDLFQLACRVSAKRLFPNFSFLDAPFNLQFYKPNNHDTEVAYMGCRTRVIANVNDPSRQTVGGRGNLSFTSINLPRLAIKANGNLDIFFEDLDRKITLVVDQLMERYKIQATKKVKNYPFLMGQGIWMDSDKLGPNDSIAEVLKHGTLTMGFIGLAECLKALVGSHHGETNEARNLGMEIVGYMRKRMDEESAKTGFNYTLIATPAEGLSGRFVRIDREKYGTIEGVTDREYYTNSFHIPVHHNISAFDKIKIEAPYHKLTNAGHITYVELDGDPTKNLDAFERIVRCMKESGIGYGSINHPVDRDPICGYTGIIDNQCPKCSRTEDQGDIGFERIRRITGYLVGTVDRFNNAKKAEEHQRVKHNIECGFETI; this is encoded by the coding sequence ATCAATCAAATTATTAAAAGAGACGGACGTTGTACCGATTTTAACATCGATAAAATCGCAAATGCGATTTATAAAGCCGCAGCAGTTTTGGGCGGGAAAGATCATGAGATGTCGCTTGATCTTGCTCAAAGAGTTGAGGAATATCTGTTGCAGGGTCAATTAAGAGACGGCTGCCCAACGGTTGAACAGGTTCAGGATGCAGTGGAAAAAGTTCTGATCGAACATGGACATGCCCGTACAGCCAAAGAATATATTCTTTACCGTGCAGAACGGACAAGAATCAGAGAAATGAATACCCGCCTGATGAAGGTGTATGAAGATCTCACCTTTAAAGAGGCTCAAGATAACGATATCAAGAGAGAGAATGCCAATATCGACGGCGATACAGCCATGGGTACGATGCTGAAATACGGATCGGAAGGCGCAAAGCAGTTTTATGAAATGTTTGTTTTACATCCCGAACATTCTAAGGCCCATCGGGAAGGAGATATCCATATCCATGATCTGGATTTTTTGACTCTGACGACAACATGTTGTCAGATCGATCTGGAAAAACTGTTTCAAGGCGGATTTTCTACCGGTCACGGATTTTTAAGAGAACCCAATGATATCCAGAGCTACGCAGCACTTGCCTGCATTGCAATTCAGTCCAACCAGAATGATCAACACGGAGGACAGAGTGTTCCAAACTTTGATTATGGCATGGCCAGCGGTGTAAAAAAGACCTATAAAAAGCTCTATTGGGGCAATCTTGGAAAAAGCATGGACATCCTGTGCGATACCGCCGATGGCGTTGCCAAGGCAAAAGAAATCGGTGCGCTGGTATTCAAGGAGCACGGACTGGAACCGAATATGGCAGACAGCAACGATTACGGAAAAAAAGAAGCGAAATATCTGAAAGAGTTTTTGACACAGGATCAAATAAAAAAGGTTCAGCAGGTTGCAAAAACCTATGCTCAGAAAGAAATCAAACGGGCTACCTATCAGGCCATGGAAGCCTTTGTACATAACTTGAACACGATGCACTCCAGAGCGGGAGCACAGATTCCCTTCAGCTCCATCAATTACGGAACTGATACAAGCCCAGAAGGTCGTCTTATTACGGAAAGTGTCTTGATGGCTACGGAAGCGGGTCTGGGAAACGGGGAAACGGCCATTTTCCCGATCCATATTTTCAAAGTCAAGGAAGGAATCAGCTACAATCCCGGTGATCCCAATTATGATTTATTTCAGCTAGCCTGCAGAGTTTCCGCAAAGAGACTATTCCCGAACTTCTCATTCCTGGATGCTCCTTTTAATCTGCAGTTTTACAAGCCCAATAATCATGATACGGAAGTAGCTTATATGGGCTGCCGTACCAGGGTCATCGCAAATGTAAATGATCCATCCAGGCAGACGGTTGGAGGCAGAGGCAATCTGAGCTTTACGTCCATCAATCTTCCAAGGCTGGCCATCAAAGCCAATGGAAATCTGGATATCTTCTTTGAAGATCTGGATCGCAAGATTACACTGGTAGTTGATCAGCTGATGGAGCGGTATAAAATTCAGGCAACGAAGAAAGTAAAAAATTATCCTTTCCTTATGGGGCAGGGAATTTGGATGGATTCGGACAAGCTTGGACCGAATGACAGCATCGCTGAGGTCTTAAAGCACGGCACACTGACCATGGGCTTTATCGGCCTTGCGGAGTGTCTCAAAGCGCTTGTAGGCAGTCACCACGGTGAAACCAATGAAGCAAGAAACCTCGGCATGGAAATCGTCGGCTATATGAGAAAGAGAATGGATGAGGAATCGGCAAAGACCGGTTTTAACTATACTTTGATTGCAACACCTGCCGAAGGCCTGTCAGGGAGATTCGTGAGAATAGACCGGGAGAAATATGGAACGATAGAAGGTGTAACAGACAGAGAATACTATACCAACTCCTTCCACATTCCGGTTCATCACAATATTTCCGCCTTTGATAAGATCAAGATCGAAGCGCCGTATCACAAGCTTACCAATGCAGGGCATATCACCTATGTTGAGCTTGACGGAGATCCAACTAAGAATCTTGATGCATTTGAACGGATCGTTCGCTGCATGAAGGAAAGCGGGATCGGATATGGTTCCATCAATCACCCTGTAGATAGAGATCCCATCTGCGGTTATACGGGGATCATCGATAATCAGTGCCCTAAGTGTTCCAGAACAGAAGATCAGGGCGATATTGGCTTTGAGCGGATCAGAAGGATTACCGGGTATCTGGTGGGAACTGTAGACAGATTCAACAATGCAAAAAAAGCAGAAGAACACCAAA
- the glgA gene encoding glycogen synthase GlgA: MNILFISSEAEPFAKSGGLGDVIGSLPGELNKLGADARVMLPLYPKIREIYEDQLTLLCECTVPLSWRTQYCGIYTLKHEGVTLYFLDNEQYFKRDAYYGYYDDGERFAFFSKAALEVLPLLDFQAEILHCSEWQTALVPVFLKTLYRGNSAYDRLRTVFTIHNIEYQGKFDPAILQDVLGISEGERGVLDYSGAVNFMKGAIVTCDRLTTVSSTYAEEITFPFYGKGLENIIKENSYKLHGILNGIDTKLHNPSKDPCITVKYSKNSIDKKIENKRALQAELGLNADDEIPIIAMIGRLTEHKGIDLVISVFKEIMKEKIQFVLLGTGEKQYEDFFNEMAGKYLGRVSVTTSFSAERASRIYGGADLFLMPSVSEPCGLAQMIALRYGTIPVVRETGGLKDSIEPFDPGSETGNGITFQSVNAHDMLGAIQRAIALYWDKEIWNKIINNGMNTDFSWKASSKQYIRLYKEMLK; this comes from the coding sequence ATGAATATCTTATTCATCAGTTCGGAGGCAGAGCCTTTTGCAAAAAGCGGAGGCCTTGGGGACGTGATCGGCTCCCTCCCAGGTGAACTGAACAAACTGGGAGCAGATGCCAGAGTGATGCTGCCCCTTTATCCCAAAATTCGGGAAATATATGAAGATCAATTGACGCTGCTCTGCGAGTGTACGGTGCCGCTTTCCTGGAGAACCCAGTATTGCGGAATCTACACGTTAAAACATGAAGGTGTCACCCTTTATTTCCTGGACAATGAACAGTATTTTAAAAGGGATGCATATTATGGCTATTACGATGATGGTGAGCGTTTTGCTTTCTTCTCCAAGGCCGCCCTCGAAGTGCTTCCATTGCTGGATTTTCAAGCGGAAATTCTTCACTGCAGTGAGTGGCAGACCGCCTTGGTTCCCGTATTCCTTAAAACGCTTTACCGCGGGAATTCTGCATATGACAGGCTGAGAACCGTATTTACCATTCATAATATTGAGTATCAAGGTAAATTTGATCCTGCCATACTCCAGGATGTACTGGGAATCTCTGAAGGAGAAAGAGGTGTTTTGGACTATAGCGGAGCCGTGAATTTTATGAAAGGTGCCATTGTGACCTGCGACCGTCTCACTACAGTCAGCAGTACTTACGCCGAAGAAATTACCTTTCCTTTCTACGGAAAAGGACTTGAGAACATTATCAAGGAGAACAGTTACAAACTTCATGGCATTTTAAACGGAATAGACACGAAGCTACACAATCCATCAAAGGATCCTTGCATAACTGTAAAGTATTCGAAAAATTCCATAGACAAAAAAATAGAGAATAAAAGAGCGCTTCAGGCTGAACTAGGTCTGAATGCTGATGATGAAATCCCAATAATCGCCATGATCGGTAGGCTGACAGAGCACAAGGGAATCGACTTGGTGATCAGTGTTTTTAAAGAAATCATGAAAGAAAAAATCCAGTTTGTCCTGCTCGGAACAGGGGAAAAGCAATATGAAGATTTTTTCAATGAAATGGCGGGAAAATATCTTGGGCGGGTCTCTGTCACCACCAGCTTTTCTGCAGAGAGAGCCAGCCGGATCTATGGAGGAGCGGATCTGTTTCTCATGCCTTCCGTCAGTGAACCCTGCGGATTGGCTCAAATGATTGCCCTTCGCTATGGAACCATTCCTGTGGTCAGGGAAACAGGGGGACTGAAGGATAGTATCGAGCCCTTTGATCCGGGAAGTGAAACCGGAAACGGAATCACGTTTCAATCTGTCAATGCCCATGATATGCTTGGAGCAATCCAGCGAGCGATTGCACTGTATTGGGATAAGGAAATATGGAACAAGATTATTAATAACGGAATGAACACGGATTTTTCTTGGAAAGCCTCTTCAAAGCAATATATCAGGCTCTATAAGGAAATGCTAAAATAA
- a CDS encoding glycoside hydrolase family 13 protein, whose translation MPIKFGGSNRSMIEFNSQKTFYKTPFGAVPRHTDLSFRIRITDGRSVASACLVLSSDEGEISRVAGASDNKDEKGGKSLYQFSLRVETIGLFFYHFEVTYQADGNEEATAGDQTRINSESNDAKGEPIPFEKTPGYQLTVYSEDFQTPDWLKSGLMYQIFPDRFARSDAYIAPEQNKRYVKRSDWGGIPNGLPDENGIVQNNDFFGGNLRGIIEKLNYLEELGVTVIYLNPIFEAYSNHRYDTADYKKIDPMLGTEEDFRELCRCARARGIRIILDGVFNHTGSDSLYFNKTGRFPVTGAYQSNESPYYNWYRFINHPDEYESWWGIDTLPHINETEPSYLDFIARSEDSVIRHWMRQGASGFRLDVADELPDEFLEAVRLAVKEEDPDGALIGEVWEDASNKISYGSRRAYFQGRQLDSVMNYPLKNGVIDYLIHHHNGKTLENLINSLWENYPQPAFSSLMNLLGTHDTPRILTVLSDEGRGEEYSRQRLFLAWMIISFMPGIPCVYYGDEIGMAGGKDPYNRLCFEPERGNQQILRFYRRLNDFTKKITKLQNYVYQPRSAEGSFYSFSRTGTMGRLIVAVNSGSQDCLVNLAMKEGEHLQDHLISGTVLFERQGVYRIKENSGITAYIVKKNSSDPFGIVEKNSSHRSGF comes from the coding sequence ATGCCGATAAAATTTGGGGGATCAAATCGATCAATGATTGAATTTAATTCACAAAAAACATTTTATAAAACGCCCTTTGGGGCAGTGCCACGGCACACAGACCTGTCGTTTCGAATCCGGATTACAGACGGCAGGTCTGTTGCTTCTGCATGTTTGGTTCTCTCCTCTGACGAGGGGGAAATCTCCAGAGTTGCAGGCGCTTCTGACAATAAAGACGAGAAAGGAGGGAAATCCCTCTATCAATTTTCTTTGCGGGTGGAGACAATAGGCCTTTTCTTTTATCATTTCGAGGTAACCTATCAAGCAGACGGGAACGAGGAGGCAACAGCAGGAGACCAGACAAGGATCAATTCAGAATCAAATGATGCAAAGGGAGAACCGATTCCATTTGAAAAAACCCCAGGATATCAGCTAACGGTTTATTCGGAGGATTTTCAGACGCCGGACTGGCTGAAATCCGGACTAATGTATCAGATTTTCCCCGATCGCTTTGCCAGGAGCGATGCTTACATAGCTCCTGAGCAGAACAAACGTTATGTAAAGCGATCCGACTGGGGGGGAATCCCCAACGGGCTGCCCGATGAAAATGGTATTGTACAGAACAACGACTTCTTCGGCGGAAATCTGAGAGGAATCATCGAGAAGCTTAATTATCTGGAAGAACTGGGCGTTACGGTGATCTATCTCAACCCAATTTTTGAAGCCTACTCAAATCATCGCTACGATACAGCGGATTACAAAAAAATCGATCCTATGCTGGGAACAGAAGAGGACTTTCGTGAGCTGTGCAGGTGCGCAAGAGCGCGGGGAATTCGAATTATTCTGGATGGAGTCTTCAACCATACGGGAAGCGACAGCCTGTATTTTAATAAAACAGGTCGATTTCCTGTGACAGGCGCCTATCAGAGCAACGAATCACCTTATTATAATTGGTATCGGTTTATCAATCATCCCGATGAATATGAATCATGGTGGGGCATCGATACGCTGCCGCATATCAATGAAACGGAACCATCCTATCTGGACTTTATTGCCCGTTCTGAAGACTCGGTGATCCGTCACTGGATGCGGCAGGGTGCTTCGGGATTTCGACTTGATGTTGCCGATGAACTTCCTGATGAATTTCTGGAAGCAGTAAGACTAGCCGTCAAGGAGGAAGATCCGGATGGTGCCCTGATCGGTGAAGTCTGGGAAGATGCTTCCAATAAAATCTCCTATGGAAGCCGCAGAGCATATTTTCAGGGTCGTCAGCTCGACAGCGTTATGAATTATCCGCTGAAAAACGGCGTCATCGATTATCTTATTCATCATCATAACGGAAAAACACTGGAAAATCTAATAAATAGCTTATGGGAGAACTATCCGCAGCCGGCCTTTTCTTCATTGATGAATCTTCTGGGTACCCATGACACCCCTCGTATTCTGACGGTACTTTCGGATGAAGGCAGAGGAGAGGAGTATTCACGGCAGCGACTCTTTCTTGCTTGGATGATCATTTCCTTTATGCCGGGAATTCCATGTGTTTATTATGGAGATGAAATCGGAATGGCCGGTGGAAAGGATCCGTATAATAGATTGTGCTTTGAGCCGGAACGAGGAAACCAACAGATTCTTCGGTTTTACAGGAGACTCAATGATTTTACAAAAAAAATCACCAAGCTTCAAAATTATGTCTACCAGCCGCGCTCTGCAGAAGGAAGCTTTTATTCGTTCTCCAGAACGGGGACAATGGGCCGATTAATCGTTGCGGTGAACAGCGGCAGTCAGGATTGTCTGGTAAATCTTGCTATGAAAGAGGGGGAACACCTTCAGGATCATCTGATCAGCGGAACCGTTCTTTTCGAGAGACAAGGTGTCTATCGTATCAAAGAAAATTCAGGTATAACTGCCTATATTGTCAAAAAAAATAGTTCTGATCCTTTCGGTATTGTCGAAAAAAATAGTTCTCATCGCTCCGGCTTTTAA
- the glgD gene encoding glucose-1-phosphate adenylyltransferase subunit GlgD has product MSMKVLGIVFSYADRENLRELTKIRTLSSVPFGGKYRIIDFILSNFVNSGIQEVSIITRNNYHSLIDHLGSGKEWDLTRKIGGLRILSPFSNPGGTDNGTYLGTIDALSKNMHSIKRSLAEYVVITGSSFICSIDYDDIIRSHIDRQADITAVYARQRPDFELPDGIPLLRMDDQERVNELCYFNDDCDPNTTTFSLGMFVLRKSLLESLVADSIAYGRYDFYRDIIQRLSNQLNIRGYEYRKNYFEISSVSGYMKENMRLLKEDVRKQTFEMPVYTKVKDSVPAQYGAGSKVSNSIISDGCRIEGTVINSILSRGVVVGKGAVVQNSIVMQNTEIMRNVSLNYVILDKDVIVRESRQLVGHETYPVVIEKKSII; this is encoded by the coding sequence ATGAGTATGAAAGTATTAGGAATCGTTTTTTCATATGCTGACCGAGAAAATCTCAGAGAGCTTACGAAAATAAGAACTCTTTCCTCCGTTCCCTTTGGTGGGAAATACCGAATTATCGATTTTATTCTATCCAATTTTGTGAATTCGGGAATTCAAGAGGTATCCATTATCACGAGAAACAACTATCACTCTCTCATCGACCACTTGGGATCAGGGAAGGAATGGGATCTGACCAGAAAAATCGGCGGGCTCAGAATTCTTTCACCGTTTTCCAATCCCGGCGGCACCGATAACGGAACGTATCTGGGAACGATCGATGCACTTTCAAAAAACATGCACTCCATCAAACGTTCTTTGGCGGAGTACGTTGTAATTACAGGAAGCAGCTTTATATGCTCCATTGATTATGATGACATCATCAGGAGTCATATCGATCGTCAAGCGGATATCACTGCTGTTTATGCAAGACAAAGACCAGATTTCGAACTGCCTGACGGCATACCTCTTCTTCGTATGGATGATCAGGAACGGGTCAATGAGCTGTGCTATTTCAACGACGATTGTGATCCAAATACCACAACCTTTAGTCTTGGGATGTTTGTCTTAAGAAAATCTCTTCTGGAATCTCTTGTTGCTGATTCCATCGCATACGGGCGTTATGACTTTTATCGAGATATCATCCAGCGGCTTTCCAACCAGCTAAATATCCGTGGATATGAGTATCGAAAGAATTATTTCGAAATTAGCAGTGTCTCTGGATATATGAAAGAAAATATGAGACTTCTCAAAGAGGATGTGAGAAAGCAGACCTTTGAGATGCCAGTATATACGAAGGTAAAGGACAGCGTTCCAGCACAGTATGGTGCAGGTAGCAAGGTTTCAAATTCTATTATTTCCGACGGCTGCCGCATTGAGGGAACAGTGATCAATTCCATTCTTTCCCGTGGAGTGGTCGTGGGGAAAGGCGCAGTGGTCCAAAACAGCATCGTGATGCAAAATACAGAGATCATGAGAAATGTCTCATTAAACTATGTGATTCTTGATAAGGACGTGATTGTACGGGAAAGCAGGCAGCTTGTGGGACATGAGACGTATCCCGTCGTCATCGAGAAGAAAAGTATCATATAA
- a CDS encoding glucose-1-phosphate adenylyltransferase, protein MSNAKKKEMIAMLLAGGQGSRLGILTNHVAKPAVPFGGKYRIIDFPISNCVNSGIDTIGVLTQYRPLELNAYIGNGQPWDLDRLFGGITILPPYMKAEAGEWYKGTANAIYQNIEYIEMSKPTYVLILSGDHIYKMNYKMMLDYHVQKGADCTIAVIDVPYEEASRFGVMNTDENLKIYEFEEKPANPKSTLASMGVYIFNWEKLKTYLIADETDKKSENDFGKNIIPKMLEADEKMYAYEYKGYWKDVGTVESLWEANMDLLNPEVPIELNDPPWKIYSRNGILPPQYIGENAILKNSSISEGCNIDGVIENSIIFPGVTVQKGASVSNSILMPGVTIGEDSMVEYTIVAADTVIGSKVKLGAGKETLPEGSHPDISVIGQNIIIADDTVIPAGAMVGESIAKKESE, encoded by the coding sequence ATGTCCAACGCAAAGAAAAAGGAAATGATCGCCATGCTGCTGGCAGGCGGCCAGGGCAGCCGCCTGGGCATTCTGACCAATCATGTAGCCAAGCCGGCGGTACCGTTTGGCGGAAAATACCGGATCATCGACTTTCCCATTTCCAACTGCGTAAATTCCGGCATTGACACCATCGGTGTCCTAACGCAATACAGACCTTTGGAGCTCAACGCCTATATCGGCAACGGGCAGCCCTGGGATCTTGACAGACTTTTTGGCGGAATCACCATTTTACCTCCGTATATGAAGGCGGAAGCAGGGGAATGGTATAAAGGTACCGCTAACGCGATCTATCAGAATATTGAGTACATAGAAATGAGCAAACCGACCTATGTACTGATCCTTTCCGGCGACCACATCTACAAGATGAACTATAAAATGATGCTGGATTATCATGTGCAGAAGGGGGCCGACTGCACCATCGCTGTCATTGACGTTCCTTATGAAGAAGCAAGCCGATTCGGCGTGATGAATACGGATGAGAACCTGAAAATATATGAATTCGAGGAGAAACCTGCAAATCCAAAGAGTACGCTGGCCTCTATGGGTGTCTATATTTTTAATTGGGAAAAATTAAAGACATATCTCATAGCAGATGAAACTGATAAAAAATCGGAAAATGACTTTGGCAAAAACATCATACCGAAAATGCTCGAGGCAGACGAGAAAATGTATGCCTACGAGTATAAGGGTTATTGGAAGGATGTTGGAACAGTCGAATCGCTCTGGGAAGCCAATATGGATCTTTTGAATCCAGAGGTACCAATTGAGCTCAATGATCCGCCATGGAAGATTTATTCCAGAAATGGGATTCTTCCTCCCCAGTACATCGGTGAAAATGCAATCCTTAAGAATTCCAGTATTTCCGAAGGCTGTAATATCGACGGAGTCATTGAGAATAGTATTATCTTTCCCGGTGTAACCGTCCAAAAGGGCGCATCCGTCAGCAACTCCATTCTGATGCCTGGTGTAACCATCGGGGAAGATTCAATGGTTGAGTATACGATCGTAGCCGCAGATACTGTAATTGGATCGAAGGTAAAACTGGGAGCTGGAAAAGAAACGCTTCCGGAAGGATCTCACCCTGATATCAGTGTAATCGGCCAGAATATCATCATCGCCGATGATACCGTGATCCCTGCAGGCGCAATGGTAGGGGAGAGCATCGCAAAGAAGGAGAGTGAATGA